A segment of the Marinobacter arenosus genome:
TTTCGAAGACCGCGTGACCACCCTCGAAGTTGTGGCGCAGCACCAGGCCCGCGGCTTCGAACTGGGTCAACACCCGGTAAACGGTCGCCAGCCCCACGTCATCCCCCTGCTCCAGGAGCTTCTTGTAGACATCTTCGGCACTCAGGTGGTGCTCGTCGGCGTTCTCAAGAATGTTGAAGATCTTGACTCTCGGCAGAGTAACTTTGAGACCGACTTTTCGTAATTCGGCGTTTTCAGATGACATGTTACTATTCGCTCTTTGGTGTGCTTCACGGCTTCCGGTATGATGAAGCCGCCATTAGACGGTTACCCCGTGCCACACCTGCCTCAGGCAGGCGATTTCAAGATAGAGGATTTCCCCCGGCGATGCAAAAGCTCACAGCTCTGATTCTCACTCTCATTCTGACCGGATGTGGCTTCCCGGGCGTCTACAAAATCAACGTCCAGCAAGGCAACATCGTCACCGATGAAGAGCTGACTGCACTTACCGAAGGCATGCCCCGCAGCCAGGTGCACGCGGTGATGGGAACCCCGATGATGCTGAACCCGGTCGATGCCTCCCGGGAATACTACATCTATACTTTCCAGCGCAGTGGCGGAGACATCCGGGAACAACGCATCATCGTCTACTACGACAACGACCGTTTCTCCCATTACGAAGCCCAATTGCTGGAAGAGACGCCGGCGTACTGACCCGCAAACTACCCTTTCTTCTTGGCCCGGTTCAGGCGCGCCTGTTTCGGGTCGATCTTGAGCGGCCGATACAGTTCCACCCGATCGCCGTCCCGCAGCTCATGGGCCGCGGGATCCTTGATCACCTTGCCAAAGATACCCATGTCGATGGCATCCGGATCAACTTCCGGAAAGATCCCGACAATCCCTGAAAGCTTGACCGCTTCCAACGCTGTGGTGCCCTCCGGCACCGTGACCGGCACGATCTCCTGCTTGTCCGGCCGGGCATATGCAACCTCAACCTGCGGCATCACATGTCTCCCGAATACAGTTGGTCCGCACGCTTACAGAAGGCATCGACCATGGTGTTCGCCGCCTGGCTGAACACCGTTCCAAACGCCATGCGCGACAGCGAACCGGCAAACTCGAACTCCAGCGTAAGGATGACCTTGCAGGCATTGTGGTCCAGCGGCTTGAAGTGCCAACGACCGGTCAGGTTGCGAAACGGGCCGTCCACCAGACTCATCTCGATGGCTTCCGGCATCTGCAACTGATTGCGGGTTGTCAGGGTGTGCCTTACGCCACCCTTGGCAATTTCCATAGAGGCAGTAAGTTCCCCGTCGTTTTGCTCATGGATTTCCGTGTTGGCACACCAGGGCAAAAACTCCGGGTAGCGGGCAACGTCATTCACCAGGTGAAACATTCGCTCCGCGGAGTGCATGACGAGGGCAGTTTTATCAATCTGATGGGGCATCGGAACCGGTTGTCCTGCTTGTATTCGCGCTTTACTCAACAATGAAGAGCGTGGAAAGACACGCCTGATCAAACGCTATGATAAAGGATATCACCGTCTTTGGGGTCATTTTCACCCGGCGCCGAGTCGGCGGCCGGCGCCTTCTTCGGCGATGAGGCGTCCTCCGGTGCCTCAGATGGCCCGCTACCCGCTTCCCCGGGAACCTCACCGCCGGGTGTATCCGCGCCCCCTTCCACCAAGACGCCCTCGTCATTCATATCCGACATCACGGTGGCGGGTTGCCCGCACCAGATGCCATCACTGCCGGCATCGCACAGGTTGGTCAGGGAGAACGCGGTGTACTGGATACCGATGTAGGCCACCACCACCGGCAGCACCAGCCGCATCACCCAGTACCAGATGGCGGCGAAGAACGCGGGTGCCTGCCCGAGAATACGGTGCGACAGGCTTCGGGTGAGCCGCCAGCCAGTGAATACGGAAATCAGGATGGCAACGGCCGGAATCAGTAATCCACCGGTGATGAGCTCCAGCCAACGGAACACGGTCGCCCCCGCAAACCGGTCATCTGCCCAAAGGTTAAAGGACAGCAGGGAGGCCAGGCCCGTGAGCCAGACCGCCAGCCCCACGATCAGGGCAGACCAGCCACGGGGAGCCCCCGTCCATTCACGAAACCAGCCAACCACCGGTTCCATCACCGCCAGCGAGGTGGTCCAGACAATCATCACCACCATCAGGAACACCGCCGCGATCACGAATTGGCTGGCCGGAAGCTGCCCAAGGGTAACCGGCAACGACACGAACAACAGGCCGAACCCGCGCTCGCCGTCAAAACTGGAGCCATCGGTGGCCATCGCAAAAATCATCAGGCCGGCGATCATCGCCACCAGGGTGTCCATCAGCACCACCGCCAGAATCGAGCGTTTCAACCGGGTATTGGGGGCGGTATAAGCCCCGAAGATAGCCCATACCCCCATCCCGAGGCCCAGGGTGAAGAAGGCATGAAACAGGGCGGCTTTCACGCTATCGAGGCTGACATCCTCGGGATGCATTTCAAGAAGGTGGCTGACCGCACCATCAATGCGTCCATGGGAGGCGGCCAACGCAAAGAGCCCCAGCATCAGCAGCAGGGTGCCGGGCACCACCACTCTCAGCGTGCGTTCCAGACCCTTGACCACACCCTGGATCGACACCCAGATCACCAGGATCAGGAACAGCGCGTGCCACCCCATGAACAGCCGGTATTCCCCAGGATCGGACACCAACCCGGAGAGAATCGCGGTGGCGCCACCCTGATCCACCCCGGAGAACTTTCCCATGGCCCCAAAGAACACGTAAGCCAGAGCGATGGCGCCGAAAACCACGGTAAAGGACAGAACCAGAAACGCCGCCAGGATCCCGAGACGCCCCGCCGACATCCACCAACGGGAGACCTTGGCGCTTCGGATGAAGCCGTCCATCGCCAACACGATGCCATGGCGCGAATACCGCCCCAGGGTCGCTTCGGTCACCATTAACGGCAGCGTCACCAACAGCAGACACGCGAGGTAGAGCAGGATAAACAGCCCTCCGCCGTGCAGGCTGGCCAGGTAGGGGAACTGCCACAAATTCGCGAGGCCGACCGTAGCGCCGACGGCAGCCCAGAAAAACGTGGTTGGGCGGGTGAAGGACCCGATAGGTGTCTGATACGGCGTAGGCATTCGCGTCCCTGATAGGTTCTGGCCACATATTGTAGCCGATGGAGTCACAGACGCACGAGCGCACGGCCCGGATAACGGCGATTTCGTGACCGGTCTGGCACTCCTGAGCTACAATGCGCGCTTTGCCGGCGAAACGCCGGCCGATTCGTTCATTCGTCCGAACCCGGATTACCTGATTCATGAGCAAGAAAAAGCCCGGAACGCCGAGCAGTACAATTGCCCTCAACAAAAAGGCGAAACACGAGTACCACATCGAGGAACGCTTCGAGGCGGGCCTCGCCCTGTTGGGCTGGGAAGTGAAATCCCTGCGTGCTGGCAAGGCACAGCTGGTGGATGCCTACGTGTTGCTGAAAAACGGTGAGGCCTGGCTGCTTGGTGCCCATATCACGCCCCTGACCACGGCCTCCACGCACGTCGTTGCAGACCCGACCCGCACCCGGAAACTGCTGCTTCATGCCAAGGAAATTGCCAAGATCGTGGGCAAAGTGAACCAGACAGGCCATACCTGCATCCCGCTCGCGCTCTACTGGAAAAAGAACAAGGTGAAGTGTGAAATCGCCCTGGTGAAAGGCAAGAAGCAACACGACAAGCGGGCCACCGAAAAAGAACGCGACTGGAACCGTCAGAAGCAACGCATCATTCGCGAAGCCAACGCCTGAGATTCTCCTCTAACAACCTCTCTCAAAGCTGATTTTCGTCAAGTGCGACACACATAGATGTGTCGCATACTCATCCTCTTTGCGCAAAATTTCATCAGGCCTATACTCGAATGTTCTGATCATTTGCAAAGGGAATGCATATGTCACCAAGTCGTACTCCGATGTCTTCGGTTGATCGCGCGTGGCTGCGCATGGACACGCCGGAAAACCCGATGATGATCTGCGGCGTACTGGCGCTGGACCGACCGGTTTCCGTCAATCACCTCAGGCGCATTCTGGAGGAGCGCTTCCTGCGATTCCGCCGGTTTCGCCAACGGGTGGTCGACAAGGGCGATCGCGCCTACTGGCAGGACGACCCCCTGTTTGACCTCGACAATCACCTGCACCAGATCGCGCTCCCCGGCAAGGCCGACAAACCCCAGCTCCAGAAACTGGTTGGCGACCTGAACAGTACCGCCCTCGATTTCCGCCGCCCGCTCTGGCAAATGCACTACATCGACAATTACCTGGGCGGCAGCGCCTTACTGATCCGCATTCATCACTGCATTGCTGACGGCATATCCCTGGTTCGGGTCATGCTGTCGCTCACCGACCGGACACCGGAACCAAAGCTGAAACGCGTGGCACTCCCCCTTCCCGTGCCGGTACGGAAACAATCGTGGCTCCAGAGCACCCTCAACCGGGTTGTGGACAATGTTCAGATGGCGAATTACCAGACCCGCCTGTTCATTCAGTCGGTTCGCGAGGAGCCGAACTACCCGGTCAAGTTGGCAACCACCGCGGGAGACGTCGCCCTGGACCTACTGAAGCTCGGACTGGCCCCGTTTGAGCCCAAGACCGGCCTGAGACAGCCCCTGTGCGGTCGCAAACGGGTGGCCTGGGCCGAGCCTCTGGACCTTGCCGAGGTAAAAGCCTGCGCCAAAGCGCTGGGGGGCACCGTGAACGATGTCCTGATGTGTACCGCCACCGGCGCCCTGCAACGACACTTTGCCGCAAACCGGGAGAACGTTCCGGAGTGCGGCCTGCGTGTGGCCGTACCCTTCAACCTCCGGCCTTTGGATCAACCCATCGAGACCCTCGGCAACCGGTTTGGACTGGTGCTGGTTCCACTGCCGGTGGAGGTTCAGGATCCGGTGATGTGTTTCCGCCAGGTGCAAGAGAACATGAACCGACTGAAACGCTCCTACCAGGCCCAGGTGACCTACAGCCTCCTTGATTTGTTTGGCCGCGGCCCCGACATTCTGGAACGTCGGGCTCTGGACCTTCTGAGTAACAAGGCATCAGCGGTGTTGACCAACGTACCCGGCCCCAAAGAGCCACTGTATCTGGCCGGCGCCAAGGTCACCCAGCCCATGTTCTGGGTACCCCAGAGCGGAAGCATCGGCATTGGCATGAGTATTTTCAGCTACGCAGGCACCGTGCAGTTCGGCATTACCATGGACAAAAACATCCAGGCGAATCCGGATGCCCTGATGCGTTATTTCCAAGAGAGCTTCCAGGCCCTGAGCCACGTGGCTCTTGCCGGTCGCCAGAGCGAACTGGATCGCAAAGCGGGATAGCCCGGTAGGTACAAGTAGCAGGCCTGATTGGCCGTAAAACAGAAACAAACCTTGAAGTCCGGCAAACCGGACACATATACTGGTCATAAGGGGACGACATGGCTTCGACGCTGGTGGCGAACCCTTGAGTGCATGTCGAGATGGCAGCGAATCTCGTTAATCCAAAGCTGCAACGCAATAGTCGCAAACGACGAAAACTACGCACTAGCAGCGTAAGCTGCTAGTCGTCCTGACTGGGTCGCCCGTAGCCCAGAGCAACATCTCAGGACGTCATCGCTTACGGGATGCTCCGTTAGCCAGAGCTCACTGACTAACGGCTAAGATTTAAAGAGATCGCTTCTTGCACCCTGACCTTCGGGTCGCTTGAAGTTAAATTAATAGAAGGACGCTAAGCATGTAGATCCTCAAGGTTGAGTACTGGCGGACGCGGGTTCAATTCCCGCCGTCTCCACCAAACTCCCAGAGAAAAGCCCCTGATTTCAGGGGCTTTTTTCGTTTCCAGGCATTAGATATCACAAGGAATGTCCACCAAATGTCCACCCGGCGAACGACAAGCCTTTTCGAGAGATTGGCTGAAAGAGAGAAAGCTCCTGAAACACACCTCTTCAAAACTGTTGGGTTCTGGTTAGCAATCGCACCGCCGCTATTAATTGGAATTGGACTTGCCGTGTATGCAGGTATAACCGAAGGCAAAGTGTGGACACTAACAACTGATGGGTACAACAGCTTCCTTAAAGATTTCAAACTCCCCATAGCAATAATGGGTCTATCAATACCGTTAGGTGCCCTGGCAGCTGCGGTGCACCGTTCAATGCAGACATCACGGCAAATTATTGAACAAAATCAACAAAATATCTTTTCGAATTACTTGGAACACCGGAAATACTTTCTTGACTATGTCGCGGAACACGCGCCGTTTAAGCGGCTAAAAATAAGTGCTCCGCACCTTTATCAAAGATTGTTCCCCAAGAGTGCGGAAGGCCCTTTGGAGCCGGCCAATAAAAGTATCAGTGAATTTCTCGAAGAGGCTAGATACGTTGCTGACCGCGCAAAAAAATGCGTAAACGGCTCATTAACAAAGAAGCGATTTAAAATTATAGATAGTCTATTGGCCTCGTCTATGGAGCGATCTACCAATCAGTTGCGCAAATTGATTGACGTGCCTGAGTTTGATCCTCAGCGAGTTACAACCGACCCTCTTCAGCTGTTAGCGCAGACACTCAGACAGAACGAGGATGGCGCAAAAGGATTAGTGGAGTGTGCAAACTTCCACAAGACCTATAGGGCTGAGGAAGATTTCTCTGAACTAGAGTCTGATACGCAGTTTTGCATCGAAAGAATCGAGTCGATGTTGAAGCTCTACAATCTCTGGAGAATGATAGTGGCGGAAACATCGGAAGATACCCCTTCCAATCCAAATTCGACCCTTTCACAACGCCTGGAGAATGTTCGAGTAAACATGAAGGCAAACCTGCTCACGACAGAAGACTTCGAAGTAATCTTTAAGCACCACCTAACGGATAAAGAGCAGCAAATAATTCTAGAGAGTGGACCAACAAACTGGCGAATCATCGGAGATAGCATCAAAACTTCGGCAGATATTGCAGACTCTCAATAAGATAACTTGGCGCAAGATGCGAGTACCTCATAGTCATCGAAATAGTCGAATGGCCAAGAATTCTTTGAAGTGCAAGAATATCACCGCCATTCATCAAAAAATGACTCGCAAAAGTGTGCCTTAGAACGTGAGCAGCCTGCCCAGGTGGTAGGCTAATGCCCGATTTATCTAAGGCTCTCCGGAAGGCAGATAAAGAAAAACTGAACTGACCATGCTCTTTCAAATGTTCACGGAGTTCCTGGTACAGATCCGGAGGCAATGGGACAGCACGCGACTTCCCACTCTTCGTGTTCACAAACGTAAGCTTCCCCTCCTGAACGTGCCGCAGCTCAAGATTTTCAGCCTCGCCCCACCTCGCACCAGTGGCTAAGCAGATCCTTGTAAGGAGGTGCACGTGTGGATTCTTGCTGACCTCCTCGATAGTTTTGAGAAGGTGACGGATCTGCTCGACCGTCAGCCAGGATAGCTCGCGTTCATCCAGGCGTATCATCTCGACGTTCCTGATTGGGTTGTCGAAGTCGATTTCGTTCAGCCGATTGAGTTGGTTATAGACCGCGTTTAGGTAGCCCAGGTGGTTGTTCAACGTTTTCTTGCTCGCCCCTTCCTGGATCTTATGGGCGCGGTAGGCCAGGAAGGAAGACGGTGTTACGGTCCTAGCGATTGGGTTGCCCATGAGTTCGGCCATCGCCTCAAGACACCGCTTTCTCCGTTCGCCGTCTTTCAGATGAACACCCTTAGCGTTGAACCACACCTTGATCAACTGCTTCAGCGTTCGATTGTCCGATTTCGACGGGTTCCACTCTCGCCCTTCTGCCCGCTTGGCCAGAACGAAAGTTTCAAAACGCTTGGCTTCTGCCTTCGAATCAAAGCTTTTCCGGATACGCTTGGAACCCCGACCATCCGTGCGAAGATCTACCTGCCATCGTCCTGATGGGAGCTTCCGAATCATGCAGCCACCTTCGTTAGCAGTCGTCGTTTTATAAGTCCGTCCTGGACGAGCTGGAACAGCTCGTTTTCATAGATCTCCCGTCGTCGGTAGTAGGCGCAAAGATCCTCCCAGAGTCCCGATTTCTTGAGGCAGTCCCAAGCCTGACGAGGGTTAAAACGGTTGCGTGCATAAATGGACAAGAGATTGCCAAAGGCCAGGGAGACATTTTTTTCGTTGCCGCAACCGGGTTCCTTTTTTGCGCGTTTGTAGAGCAAATCTGGGGCTGAATAGCCGAAGCCGATGTCCTCTCTGAGCTTGGTCCAGATGGGGTGTACCCATTCCCGCTTTACCTCATAGCGGTTGCCCTGGAGGGCGTACTGCCAGAGGCCCGTCAGGTGCGGCACCGCGTCCATATAGGTATAGATGGGCTTCATGTTAGGCGTGCCCTGGGAGATCTCGTTGACAATGCGATGATGGAAGCGAATTTCCAGACGCCAGACCGGCTTATCCGGGTCATAACAGGTATCCGGGAAACACTCTTCGTTGGTGGCACATTCCCAGATGCTCTCCATGAAGGCCCGCTTGTCGCTGACATCGACTTCCTTGGACTTGTCGTAGAGGCAGACCTGAAGGCTGTTGGCCTTTCCAAAGGTGTAGGTTTCTCCCCGGCCGTTTACCGTTGAGCCCTCCAAGCCCTGGAAGTGAAAGTCGCTCATGCCGTTGTGCACGCTGATGGTCCGAGCCCGGGTAACGAAGTGTTGGGCAAAGTCCTGAGGCGGTTCCCAGCCCTGAAAGTCGACGGCCAGGTGTAGCGCGATACCGACCGGATTGATGTTAGTAAGGAAGTACATACCCCACTCGGCCAGCTCGTCGTGGATCTCCTGACTGGAACGCTCATAAAGCCAGCGCGGGGAGGTTTCGATTTTCACGTGCGTGCCCAGGGTGTCGGCTTCGGCGTAGAAGTTCTGCAGAAGAATGGTTAAGCCGTATTCGCGATTTTGCAGGATGTATTTAAAGCCACCGCGTCGACCGGACTGGAGCCGGAACGGGATCTTTTTGATGGTGAGGGTGGCGTCGTAGCCGGATTCATATTCGGTGGCGATCTCAGCGAGGACTTCTGGTTTTAAGCGTCCCTGGAAGAGTTGACGCACGGTGTCCGTGCCGGTCCAGAGCACATTCACACCCTTGAGGTTCACTTGCTGGCCTTCGGGACCGATAAACAGATCCCCTTTCCCGATTTCCCCGGTGCTGATGTCCATCCGTTCAAAGTCTTTGATTTTCATCTATGGCTCACTGTGGTTCTGTGTGGTTTAAAATCGACTACCGTCGTTTTCTATGAGACGTGTTACAGGGACGTCTCCAAACCGCTGCGCGGCGCGTGGCGGTCGCTCCGCTCGCGCTCACGCGCCGTCGCCTTCCTTCTCGGGTAGTGCTGTTTCCAGGTAAGAAGCCCGGTTCTGCTTGTCCTCGTCGGTCCGCTCCGGTTCCCGATAGCTGTAATAAGTCACGAGCTTGCCCCGGATGACGCAGAAGGGTTCCCCGGTCTTAAGGAACTTCGCGCAGTTCCTTGAGTGGATCTTGCGGGTACCGGTTTCGCCCCAGATCCAGTAGACCCCGTTAACTTCCCCGACGATCCGCCACTTGTTGGAGAGCGGCAGCCAGCCGGGTTCGATTTCGTGTTTGACCTGGTGCGGCGCCCTGCCCTCCAGGCTGGCTTTGACGGCGCGGGTTCGTTGGGCCGTTTGGGCGCTCTGGGTTGCGGTCACCGGTTGTTGGTTTCTTTGTTGTTGCTCGGTTGCTGGCGTTGTTTCGTCGGTGCGGTCTTCCGGACTGAAGTAAGCGACCGCTTTCCAGGCACCCAGCGCCATGATGAGGATCGAGATCGGGATGCCGAACTTGATGAGCGGGTGCTTGAGGACGTTGGCGCGGTCGTCGGCCTTCTCTTCCATGCCCGCCGCGAAGTCGGTTTTGTTGCGGGTGTGGCTCTTGTAGTACTGGTAGATCTCGGGCTTGTAGGAGCCGAAGAGCTGGCGCATGGGTTGGCCGGGTTTCTGGCCGGTCGCAGCGCCCATGTACACATCGACCCGGTACTTATTCTTCTGGCCGATCGCGGTGAGTTTGACCGCCCGGTAGGTTTCCTCGATGAGCCCTCTTACGAAGGCGCAGAGTTGGGCGAGGTCCTGGGTGACCAGGACGATTTCGTTAGTGCGTCCGTCCGGGCCGACGTTGTGGCGGTGTTCGGTGAAGAACTCTTTCTGGCACTGCGGGATGTTCGTGGCCTTCATCCCGCTTTTCCAGAAGCGCCACGCCTCGTCGATGATCCAGATAACCCCGGCCGGGTGGCGTTCCAGGTCAAAGAAACGGGAGTCGTCTTCCGCTTCCTTGTTGTCAAACATGGTGACTTTGCCCTGAGGGTAGTCGTCGGCCAGTCGTCCGAGCTTCAGGGGGATGTTCGTGATGA
Coding sequences within it:
- the fur gene encoding ferric iron uptake transcriptional regulator — its product is MSSENAELRKVGLKVTLPRVKIFNILENADEHHLSAEDVYKKLLEQGDDVGLATVYRVLTQFEAAGLVLRHNFEGGHAVFEMAGDDHHDHMVCTQTGEVIEFVDEIIEERQKKIAEERGYEIVDHSLILYVKPVKS
- a CDS encoding outer membrane protein assembly factor BamE — translated: MQKLTALILTLILTGCGFPGVYKINVQQGNIVTDEELTALTEGMPRSQVHAVMGTPMMLNPVDASREYYIYTFQRSGGDIREQRIIVYYDNDRFSHYEAQLLEETPAY
- a CDS encoding RnfH family protein — encoded protein: MPQVEVAYARPDKQEIVPVTVPEGTTALEAVKLSGIVGIFPEVDPDAIDMGIFGKVIKDPAAHELRDGDRVELYRPLKIDPKQARLNRAKKKG
- a CDS encoding type II toxin-antitoxin system RatA family toxin, with the protein product MPHQIDKTALVMHSAERMFHLVNDVARYPEFLPWCANTEIHEQNDGELTASMEIAKGGVRHTLTTRNQLQMPEAIEMSLVDGPFRNLTGRWHFKPLDHNACKVILTLEFEFAGSLSRMAFGTVFSQAANTMVDAFCKRADQLYSGDM
- a CDS encoding sodium-dependent transporter: MPTPYQTPIGSFTRPTTFFWAAVGATVGLANLWQFPYLASLHGGGLFILLYLACLLLVTLPLMVTEATLGRYSRHGIVLAMDGFIRSAKVSRWWMSAGRLGILAAFLVLSFTVVFGAIALAYVFFGAMGKFSGVDQGGATAILSGLVSDPGEYRLFMGWHALFLILVIWVSIQGVVKGLERTLRVVVPGTLLLMLGLFALAASHGRIDGAVSHLLEMHPEDVSLDSVKAALFHAFFTLGLGMGVWAIFGAYTAPNTRLKRSILAVVLMDTLVAMIAGLMIFAMATDGSSFDGERGFGLLFVSLPVTLGQLPASQFVIAAVFLMVVMIVWTTSLAVMEPVVGWFREWTGAPRGWSALIVGLAVWLTGLASLLSFNLWADDRFAGATVFRWLELITGGLLIPAVAILISVFTGWRLTRSLSHRILGQAPAFFAAIWYWVMRLVLPVVVAYIGIQYTAFSLTNLCDAGSDGIWCGQPATVMSDMNDEGVLVEGGADTPGGEVPGEAGSGPSEAPEDASSPKKAPAADSAPGENDPKDGDILYHSV
- the smpB gene encoding SsrA-binding protein SmpB — protein: MSKKKPGTPSSTIALNKKAKHEYHIEERFEAGLALLGWEVKSLRAGKAQLVDAYVLLKNGEAWLLGAHITPLTTASTHVVADPTRTRKLLLHAKEIAKIVGKVNQTGHTCIPLALYWKKNKVKCEIALVKGKKQHDKRATEKERDWNRQKQRIIREANA
- a CDS encoding wax ester/triacylglycerol synthase family O-acyltransferase translates to MSPSRTPMSSVDRAWLRMDTPENPMMICGVLALDRPVSVNHLRRILEERFLRFRRFRQRVVDKGDRAYWQDDPLFDLDNHLHQIALPGKADKPQLQKLVGDLNSTALDFRRPLWQMHYIDNYLGGSALLIRIHHCIADGISLVRVMLSLTDRTPEPKLKRVALPLPVPVRKQSWLQSTLNRVVDNVQMANYQTRLFIQSVREEPNYPVKLATTAGDVALDLLKLGLAPFEPKTGLRQPLCGRKRVAWAEPLDLAEVKACAKALGGTVNDVLMCTATGALQRHFAANRENVPECGLRVAVPFNLRPLDQPIETLGNRFGLVLVPLPVEVQDPVMCFRQVQENMNRLKRSYQAQVTYSLLDLFGRGPDILERRALDLLSNKASAVLTNVPGPKEPLYLAGAKVTQPMFWVPQSGSIGIGMSIFSYAGTVQFGITMDKNIQANPDALMRYFQESFQALSHVALAGRQSELDRKAG
- a CDS encoding phage integrase, with protein sequence MIRKLPSGRWQVDLRTDGRGSKRIRKSFDSKAEAKRFETFVLAKRAEGREWNPSKSDNRTLKQLIKVWFNAKGVHLKDGERRKRCLEAMAELMGNPIARTVTPSSFLAYRAHKIQEGASKKTLNNHLGYLNAVYNQLNRLNEIDFDNPIRNVEMIRLDERELSWLTVEQIRHLLKTIEEVSKNPHVHLLTRICLATGARWGEAENLELRHVQEGKLTFVNTKSGKSRAVPLPPDLYQELREHLKEHGQFSFSLSAFRRALDKSGISLPPGQAAHVLRHTFASHFLMNGGDILALQRILGHSTISMTMRYSHLAPSYLIESLQYLPKF
- a CDS encoding zonular occludens toxin domain-containing protein — its product is MSIVGYSGLPGSGKSYGVVENVVIPALEAGRHIITNIPLKLGRLADDYPQGKVTMFDNKEAEDDSRFFDLERHPAGVIWIIDEAWRFWKSGMKATNIPQCQKEFFTEHRHNVGPDGRTNEIVLVTQDLAQLCAFVRGLIEETYRAVKLTAIGQKNKYRVDVYMGAATGQKPGQPMRQLFGSYKPEIYQYYKSHTRNKTDFAAGMEEKADDRANVLKHPLIKFGIPISILIMALGAWKAVAYFSPEDRTDETTPATEQQQRNQQPVTATQSAQTAQRTRAVKASLEGRAPHQVKHEIEPGWLPLSNKWRIVGEVNGVYWIWGETGTRKIHSRNCAKFLKTGEPFCVIRGKLVTYYSYREPERTDEDKQNRASYLETALPEKEGDGA